ATCAAATCCATGACCCGGATGGCCCCGTCCGAAAGTGGTTCGCCGGCCTTTAGCTGTCGTTCCAGAACCCCCTTCAGTGAAATCAGTTTCAAACTGTTCTCGGCTAAGGTCTCAAAGATCGCTTCTGCTGCCGGCAAATATCCGATCGCGCCCACATCCGTTAGTGCGGCCCGTCGGAGCTGCAAATCATCACCCTGCAATGCCTCAATCAGCAGATTGCCATACTTCGCATCCCCTGTGAGCTGATACATTGCCCGATCGGCGGCATATTGCGTGCGAGGGACTGGGTGGCCTAAAAACGGTTCAATCAAGGGGATGACTGCGACCGCTCCCAAAGTGCCTAAAGCTTCCAGGTAAGCGTCATAGGGTTCAGATAAATCCGGTTGTTCATCAACGAGCTGTGCCGCCGGTTGCTCGGCTGGGGCTAATCCTCGTTGCAACTGCTCAGTTAACTTTGGGAT
The Romeriopsis navalis LEGE 11480 DNA segment above includes these coding regions:
- a CDS encoding HEAT repeat domain-containing protein, with the protein product MTEVPEQGEQLTVEQAIENLIGDDLGLRFYSAWWLGRFKVTDIRAVDRLIAALDDEDDRTEDGGGYPFRRNAARALGKLGNEKAVPKLIEALDCTDFYVREAAAQSLEMLGAVSAIPKLTEQLQRGLAPAEQPAAQLVDEQPDLSEPYDAYLEALGTLGAVAVIPLIEPFLGHPVPRTQYAADRAMYQLTGDAKYGNLLIEALQGDDLQLRRAALTDVGAIGYLPAAEAIFETLAENSLKLISLKGVLERQLKAGEPLSDGAIRVMDLMDGLL